A section of the Triticum dicoccoides isolate Atlit2015 ecotype Zavitan chromosome 7A, WEW_v2.0, whole genome shotgun sequence genome encodes:
- the LOC119327572 gene encoding uncharacterized protein LOC119327572 isoform X1 produces the protein MSFLAGRLAAQEGAYFLQESRNAAGRLAQKLPAPEHGPRPASPPPSADVLPEILRHSMPLRPTLPPPNSTLYGSTRLALPPGGAEAAGVAPDVLSPLRSYVALPQATFGLGPKRCASGAFGIDLIFSLKVSCGFIYRWELPTDRPHYSSSSTNEGRHDMHPPPMDPEKLKAVIARYSQFGKALLRIAGTILVIGEATAELLYTANKLQLHSVDDVRAKGKEQADMVKVQLAPLRKWAEDTSRKWHYEGNKESKEKPLLDRELSRALSAKTRPN, from the exons ATGAGCTTTCTCGCCGGGCGCCTCGCCGCACAGGAGGGTGCATACTTCCTCCAGGAGTCCAGGAACGCCGCCGGCCGCCTCGCGCAGAAGCTCCCCGCGCCCGAACATGGGCCCAGGCCGGCATCCCCGCCTCCGTCGGCCGACGTGCTCCCGGAGATCCTCCGCCACTCCATGCCTTTAAGGCCCACGCTGCCTCCGCCCAACTCAACCCTGTACGGTTCCACCCGCTTGGCCCTCCCACCAGGCGGCGCAGAGGCTGCCGGCGTGGCCCCCGACGTGCTCAGCCCGCTCCGGTCGTACGTCGCGCTGCCGCAGGCCACCTTCGGCCTCGGCCCCAAAAGGTGCGCCTCTGGCGCCTTCGGTATTGATCTAATTTTTTCGCTCAAG GTTTCATGTGGATTTATTTACAGATGGGAACTTCCAACTGACAGGCCTCACTATTCATCATCAAGCACCAATGAGGGGCGGCATGATATGCATCCTCCTCCCATGGACCCTGAGAAGTTGAAGGCCGTAATTGCTAGATACTCACAGT TTGGAAAGGCGCTCCTTAGGATTGCTGGGACTATATTGGTGATTGGAGAAGCAACAGCTGAGCTGCTGTATACTGCGAATAAGCTTCAGTTGCATTCT GTCGACGACGTCAGAGCTAAAGGAAAAGAACAAGCTGATATGGTCAAAGTACAACTAGCTCCACTAAGGAAATGG GCTGAAGACACGTCCCGAAAATGGCATTACGAAGGCAACAAAGAGTCCAAGGAGAAGCCTCTCCTTGATAGAGAGCTTTCAAGAGCACTTAGTGCTAAGACACGTCCGAATTGA
- the LOC119327572 gene encoding uncharacterized protein LOC119327572 isoform X3 → MSFLAGRLAAQEGAYFLQESRNAAGRLAQKLPAPEHGPRPASPPPSADVLPEILRHSMPLRPTLPPPNSTLYGSTRLALPPGGAEAAGVAPDVLSPLRSYVALPQATFGLGPKRPHYSSSSTNEGRHDMHPPPMDPEKLKAVIARYSQFGKALLRIAGTILVIGEATAELLYTANKLQLHSVDDVRAKGKEQADMVKVQLAPLRKWAEDTSRKWHYEGNKESKEKPLLDRELSRALSAKTRPN, encoded by the exons ATGAGCTTTCTCGCCGGGCGCCTCGCCGCACAGGAGGGTGCATACTTCCTCCAGGAGTCCAGGAACGCCGCCGGCCGCCTCGCGCAGAAGCTCCCCGCGCCCGAACATGGGCCCAGGCCGGCATCCCCGCCTCCGTCGGCCGACGTGCTCCCGGAGATCCTCCGCCACTCCATGCCTTTAAGGCCCACGCTGCCTCCGCCCAACTCAACCCTGTACGGTTCCACCCGCTTGGCCCTCCCACCAGGCGGCGCAGAGGCTGCCGGCGTGGCCCCCGACGTGCTCAGCCCGCTCCGGTCGTACGTCGCGCTGCCGCAGGCCACCTTCGGCCTCGGCCCCAAAAG GCCTCACTATTCATCATCAAGCACCAATGAGGGGCGGCATGATATGCATCCTCCTCCCATGGACCCTGAGAAGTTGAAGGCCGTAATTGCTAGATACTCACAGT TTGGAAAGGCGCTCCTTAGGATTGCTGGGACTATATTGGTGATTGGAGAAGCAACAGCTGAGCTGCTGTATACTGCGAATAAGCTTCAGTTGCATTCT GTCGACGACGTCAGAGCTAAAGGAAAAGAACAAGCTGATATGGTCAAAGTACAACTAGCTCCACTAAGGAAATGG GCTGAAGACACGTCCCGAAAATGGCATTACGAAGGCAACAAAGAGTCCAAGGAGAAGCCTCTCCTTGATAGAGAGCTTTCAAGAGCACTTAGTGCTAAGACACGTCCGAATTGA
- the LOC119327572 gene encoding uncharacterized protein LOC119327572 isoform X2: protein MSFLAGRLAAQEGAYFLQESRNAAGRLAQKLPAPEHGPRPASPPPSADVLPEILRHSMPLRPTLPPPNSTLYGSTRLALPPGGAEAAGVAPDVLSPLRSYVALPQATFGLGPKRWELPTDRPHYSSSSTNEGRHDMHPPPMDPEKLKAVIARYSQFGKALLRIAGTILVIGEATAELLYTANKLQLHSVDDVRAKGKEQADMVKVQLAPLRKWAEDTSRKWHYEGNKESKEKPLLDRELSRALSAKTRPN from the exons ATGAGCTTTCTCGCCGGGCGCCTCGCCGCACAGGAGGGTGCATACTTCCTCCAGGAGTCCAGGAACGCCGCCGGCCGCCTCGCGCAGAAGCTCCCCGCGCCCGAACATGGGCCCAGGCCGGCATCCCCGCCTCCGTCGGCCGACGTGCTCCCGGAGATCCTCCGCCACTCCATGCCTTTAAGGCCCACGCTGCCTCCGCCCAACTCAACCCTGTACGGTTCCACCCGCTTGGCCCTCCCACCAGGCGGCGCAGAGGCTGCCGGCGTGGCCCCCGACGTGCTCAGCCCGCTCCGGTCGTACGTCGCGCTGCCGCAGGCCACCTTCGGCCTCGGCCCCAAAAG ATGGGAACTTCCAACTGACAGGCCTCACTATTCATCATCAAGCACCAATGAGGGGCGGCATGATATGCATCCTCCTCCCATGGACCCTGAGAAGTTGAAGGCCGTAATTGCTAGATACTCACAGT TTGGAAAGGCGCTCCTTAGGATTGCTGGGACTATATTGGTGATTGGAGAAGCAACAGCTGAGCTGCTGTATACTGCGAATAAGCTTCAGTTGCATTCT GTCGACGACGTCAGAGCTAAAGGAAAAGAACAAGCTGATATGGTCAAAGTACAACTAGCTCCACTAAGGAAATGG GCTGAAGACACGTCCCGAAAATGGCATTACGAAGGCAACAAAGAGTCCAAGGAGAAGCCTCTCCTTGATAGAGAGCTTTCAAGAGCACTTAGTGCTAAGACACGTCCGAATTGA